A section of the Leptospira semungkisensis genome encodes:
- a CDS encoding PDZ domain-containing protein, whose product MNRLLLLILFPFLLLSGLEAKGEPEFGVLVHFRKYSHHNPFQKGVPFQRKVPAIRVDDRTAIALLKPGEVPLFAEIHPDDSAGRKAYFQKVDLDTGLGILLLPEDTSRTKRIFPLAFLEEKPRSNSACSSFFPNLEWASLESSKSILPLSKLARKENNDGARSFLYAGKKVCGFTDGSWNGDSDLLKRFSLSRFSSYSPFPHPGFSAEASLTPAEEDYYFPKGSIGAVVSEVLPGIGPMHNLFPGDSIISVNGTPVASKHKQVLYDLLLTRNGNYINSGDHVELTLYRDGARRNIRYPLRPYNEDSFLIPDSSDKMAPKYLISGGLLFTELTRAYLKEYGEKYKSSSDRKLVYLTESFSRKMHPEKNRIVLLSRTFPDEKNKAYQEFQDLILESVNDKTVDSVEGLKAAILENKENFLVFRFSGNKLAVFDKSELKTLDEKIKSSYSLDSLDNIR is encoded by the coding sequence ATGAATCGACTCCTTCTTCTCATTTTATTCCCTTTCCTTCTTCTTTCCGGCCTTGAAGCAAAAGGAGAGCCTGAGTTTGGCGTTCTTGTCCATTTCAGAAAGTATTCTCATCACAATCCTTTTCAAAAAGGAGTTCCTTTTCAAAGAAAGGTTCCGGCGATCCGAGTGGACGATAGAACTGCGATCGCACTCTTAAAACCGGGTGAAGTTCCTCTCTTTGCCGAGATTCATCCTGATGATTCTGCAGGAAGAAAGGCCTATTTCCAAAAAGTGGATTTGGATACAGGACTAGGGATCCTTCTTCTTCCAGAAGATACAAGTAGGACAAAAAGGATCTTTCCTTTGGCATTCTTAGAGGAGAAGCCTCGCTCTAATTCTGCATGCTCTTCTTTTTTTCCGAATTTAGAATGGGCTAGTTTAGAATCTTCTAAATCGATTCTTCCTCTTTCTAAGCTTGCAAGAAAAGAAAATAACGATGGAGCGAGAAGCTTTCTGTATGCAGGCAAGAAAGTTTGCGGTTTCACAGACGGTTCTTGGAACGGAGACTCTGATCTTCTCAAAAGATTTTCTCTAAGTAGATTCTCTTCGTATTCCCCCTTCCCGCATCCTGGCTTTTCTGCAGAGGCTTCTCTCACTCCTGCAGAAGAAGATTATTATTTTCCGAAAGGAAGTATCGGTGCCGTGGTTTCCGAAGTTTTACCGGGCATAGGACCCATGCACAATCTGTTTCCGGGAGATTCCATTATTTCAGTGAACGGGACTCCTGTGGCATCCAAACACAAACAGGTTTTGTATGATCTACTTCTGACTAGAAACGGAAATTATATAAACTCAGGAGATCATGTTGAACTAACTCTCTACAGAGACGGAGCAAGAAGAAATATCCGTTATCCTCTCAGACCTTATAACGAAGATTCTTTTCTGATCCCGGATAGCTCCGATAAAATGGCTCCCAAATATCTGATCTCGGGAGGTCTATTGTTCACTGAACTTACTCGTGCGTATTTGAAAGAATACGGTGAAAAATATAAATCCTCTAGCGATCGCAAGCTTGTATATTTAACAGAAAGTTTTTCTCGTAAAATGCATCCGGAAAAGAATCGGATCGTTCTACTTTCCAGGACCTTCCCCGATGAAAAAAACAAAGCATACCAAGAATTCCAAGATCTGATCTTAGAATCAGTGAATGATAAGACTGTGGACTCCGTGGAAGGCTTAAAAGCTGCCATTTTAGAGAATAAGGAGAATTTTTTAGTCTTCCGATTCTCAGGAAATAAATTGGCAGTCTTTGACAAATCGGAACTCAAGACTCTGGACGAGAAGATTAAGTCCTCTTATTCTCTGGATTCGTTAGACAATATTCGCTGA
- a CDS encoding ATP-binding response regulator, with protein MKILFVDDEEVIRDLFQEIFGSEYQLVLAGTAEQGLSLAESETFDLIITDIRLPRMNGIEFITKLREKGVETPFIVITGNQDIQISINALRLGAIDFFLKPFRMEAIRYSLLRFKNLFYSGKDLVDKRFFQVKESKQKFALLPRLGNLNQYVHLILKSLAHLPSLHNEDLLSLKVALYELIGNAIEHGCARITYHQKQELMFQENDYFSYVDKICEQKEEWIKVEVDYDDTMVTVVLEDGGEGFDPSRVPDPVQDPNASQLSGRGIFLVRMNVDSLSYNEKGNQVSFTKKLQALKEQPA; from the coding sequence ATGAAAATCCTATTCGTCGATGACGAAGAAGTCATACGCGATCTATTCCAGGAAATTTTCGGAAGCGAGTACCAATTAGTTCTCGCAGGAACTGCCGAACAAGGTTTAAGTCTGGCAGAATCCGAAACATTCGACCTGATCATCACCGATATCCGCCTTCCCAGGATGAACGGTATAGAATTCATCACTAAATTGAGAGAGAAAGGAGTAGAAACTCCTTTTATAGTCATTACAGGAAATCAGGATATCCAGATCTCCATCAACGCATTACGCCTGGGTGCGATCGATTTCTTCTTGAAGCCGTTCAGAATGGAGGCGATCCGTTACTCTCTCTTACGCTTTAAGAATTTATTTTATTCCGGCAAGGACCTGGTGGATAAGAGATTCTTCCAGGTCAAAGAATCGAAGCAGAAATTCGCTCTTCTTCCTAGGCTCGGTAATTTAAATCAATATGTTCATTTGATCCTAAAATCCTTAGCTCATCTTCCAAGCTTGCATAACGAGGATCTTCTTTCCTTGAAAGTTGCCCTGTACGAATTGATCGGAAATGCGATCGAACACGGTTGTGCGAGAATTACCTATCATCAAAAGCAAGAGCTAATGTTCCAAGAAAATGATTACTTCTCTTATGTGGATAAGATCTGCGAACAAAAAGAAGAATGGATCAAGGTAGAAGTGGATTATGATGATACAATGGTCACTGTGGTCTTAGAAGACGGGGGAGAAGGTTTCGATCCTTCGAGAGTTCCAGATCCTGTTCAGGATCCGAATGCGAGTCAACTTTCAGGAAGAGGAATTTTCCTCGTGAGAATGAATGTAGACTCTCTTTCTTATAACGAAAAGGGAAACCAAGTCAGCTTCACTAAAAAATTGCAGGCACTAAAAGAACAGCCGGCCTAA
- a CDS encoding oligosaccharide flippase family protein: MVRLSTPLQSFTETFKRLRASGFIRSFFSVGSSKVVASLLNFVFMVYSVRILSKNENGFFQYYSGFLPVLLAIAEFGLPAAMVRYLSPMTEDKRRIGVLLASSLWIKWMALFVLIVVTVVAAFFLRENALAAFLLVFGSFVLSFNSYFESIFVSFGQYQSLSIWYPLPNLIRLLILYFADQFSARALNHLDILAVFSIAPAFTIVLFFFLFPREKLNWSGDRAEIQQQTKDLASFNRYAFLASLFAIVSDRMELFFLNKYHSNESVAAYGVALQPFSGFVILFSVLNSIIYPKLSRLTENKEFTGYLAKSMLMACGFALALAPWVFLGDWFFSALFSGKYPESVPVFQLLYPNYLFQLIFSPLGMALFALGQPRLLAMLALVRLVFGLVLDNLLIPEYGTMGAAGAFFLGQIPSWLLLSGYFLAYYRPSQK, translated from the coding sequence ATGGTCCGGCTCTCTACTCCCTTACAATCCTTTACGGAAACCTTCAAAAGACTAAGGGCGTCCGGATTCATCCGCAGCTTCTTTTCGGTAGGCTCATCCAAGGTAGTAGCCTCTCTACTGAACTTCGTTTTCATGGTGTATTCCGTTCGCATTCTGAGCAAGAATGAGAACGGATTCTTCCAATATTATTCAGGCTTTCTTCCCGTATTATTAGCGATCGCCGAGTTCGGACTTCCTGCTGCGATGGTCCGTTATCTCTCTCCGATGACGGAGGACAAAAGACGAATAGGAGTACTACTCGCTTCTTCTCTTTGGATCAAATGGATGGCACTATTCGTTTTGATCGTGGTAACAGTGGTTGCTGCATTTTTCTTGAGAGAGAATGCGTTAGCCGCCTTTCTTTTAGTATTCGGGAGCTTTGTTCTTTCTTTCAATTCTTACTTTGAAAGTATCTTTGTTTCCTTCGGACAATACCAATCTCTTTCCATTTGGTATCCTCTTCCGAACTTGATTCGGCTTTTGATCCTATACTTTGCGGATCAGTTTAGCGCTCGTGCTCTGAATCACTTGGATATCTTGGCGGTCTTTTCGATTGCACCTGCATTCACGATCGTACTGTTCTTTTTCTTATTCCCTCGCGAAAAATTGAATTGGTCCGGGGATCGAGCTGAGATCCAACAGCAAACCAAGGACTTAGCCTCTTTCAATCGGTATGCGTTTCTTGCCTCCTTGTTTGCAATCGTATCCGACAGAATGGAATTATTCTTTTTGAATAAATATCATTCCAACGAATCCGTTGCCGCTTACGGAGTTGCCTTGCAACCATTCAGCGGGTTTGTGATCTTATTCTCCGTATTGAATTCGATCATTTATCCGAAATTATCTAGGCTTACTGAAAATAAGGAATTCACCGGATACTTGGCCAAGTCTATGCTAATGGCCTGCGGTTTCGCACTTGCTCTTGCGCCTTGGGTTTTCTTGGGAGATTGGTTTTTCTCCGCGCTCTTTTCCGGAAAGTACCCTGAATCTGTTCCTGTCTTTCAATTGCTCTATCCGAATTATCTATTTCAGTTGATCTTCTCTCCTTTGGGCATGGCTCTTTTTGCCCTGGGACAGCCCAGACTTCTTGCCATGCTTGCATTGGTGAGATTAGTATTCGGATTGGTATTGGATAATTTGCTGATTCCTGAATATGGGACTATGGGTGCCGCAGGTGCATTCTTCTTAGGGCAAATCCCTTCTTGGCTCTTGCTGAGTGGGTATTTCTTGGCGTACTATAGACCTTCTCAAAAGTGA
- a CDS encoding phosphatase PAP2 family protein: MNWEQVLWKEYLFSNSPLEALHISFLKPLLDPLTITFHYLGSSLFFMALVSIVYLCIDRKLGIRMTLGLLLAGILNGTCKALLTSPRPIGLPYPAELGLMESSYGFPSGHVQTAVVLYGTLFLHLRIGWVRGVTGFAILFMPIARMYAGLHFLGDVIGGFLLGLFVLFGLEFWFQRDSSLLEASYQGEGPSSSRLKSYLLLLIALTFPTVLLQDVNLPESTNKSWEQVIAAAGSLAGFGIAILQNKKSGVDWKNVTGVLEFLVRIGVVILGIIVFYVAIGKLLSVLLPENPVARYLRYGIVCYYIGYLSPFLLKRIRGGTYLI; this comes from the coding sequence ATGAATTGGGAACAAGTTTTATGGAAAGAGTATCTCTTCTCCAACTCTCCTTTGGAAGCGCTTCATATTTCTTTTTTGAAACCGCTTTTAGATCCTCTAACTATAACATTTCATTATTTGGGATCCAGCCTATTCTTCATGGCCTTGGTCTCCATTGTTTATCTTTGCATAGATAGAAAGCTTGGGATCAGAATGACTTTAGGCCTTCTTCTTGCCGGGATCTTGAATGGGACCTGCAAGGCGCTACTTACTTCTCCCAGGCCGATCGGTTTGCCTTATCCTGCCGAGTTAGGTCTCATGGAAAGTTCGTATGGATTTCCATCCGGACATGTGCAGACTGCAGTGGTTCTATACGGAACTTTGTTCCTTCATCTTAGAATAGGTTGGGTCCGTGGCGTCACTGGATTTGCAATCCTGTTCATGCCGATTGCAAGGATGTATGCCGGACTTCATTTCTTAGGAGATGTGATTGGGGGATTCCTTCTCGGATTATTTGTGTTATTCGGACTTGAGTTCTGGTTCCAAAGAGATTCATCCTTATTAGAAGCTTCTTATCAAGGAGAAGGTCCAAGCTCGAGTAGACTCAAGTCATATCTCCTTCTTCTCATTGCACTGACTTTTCCAACAGTGCTTCTGCAAGATGTAAACTTGCCGGAATCCACAAATAAATCTTGGGAGCAGGTGATCGCAGCCGCCGGTTCTCTTGCAGGCTTTGGGATCGCAATTCTGCAAAATAAAAAGTCAGGTGTGGACTGGAAGAATGTGACCGGAGTCTTAGAATTTCTGGTTCGGATCGGGGTAGTGATCCTGGGAATCATCGTCTTTTACGTAGCGATCGGAAAACTTCTCTCCGTACTTCTACCGGAAAATCCGGTTGCCAGATACCTGAGGTACGGGATCGTATGCTACTATATCGGCTACCTCTCTCCCTTTCTCTTAAAGAGAATTCGCGGAGGAACCTATTTGATTTGA
- a CDS encoding methylmalonyl-CoA mutase family protein: protein MEPEIYIPKNKLKFVTAASLFDGHDASINIMRRILQSSGAEVVHLGHNRSVQEIVDCAIQEDVQGIAVTSYQGGHVEYFKYMIDLLKERGCGHIKVFGGGGGTILPSEIRELENYGVAKIYSPDDGRSLGLQGMINDLLLKSDFLPPNKFNGNLFAELKKRNPIAIAESITLVENTLSESNPTNPEKLDFPTSKKQIPILGITGTGGAGKSSLTDELVRRFIHDFEDKTIAIISVDPSKRKTGGALLGDRIRMNSISHPRVFMRSFATREANIALNRNVKKSLEVLRSSEFDLVIVETAGIGQSDSEITEVSDLSLYVMTPEFGAATQLEKIDMIDYADLIAVNKCDKRGAQDAIRDVQKQFQRSRKLFEQRPEEMPVFGTIASQFNDPGTNNLYVSLIRELNKKFDLGWKSSLESSAESSQKIHIIPPDRQRYLSEIAEECEKFDTFVQKESKNAEILYRIHGAIEVLKERGKNSSDLEEEYSKLESKLHPETRLILKNWDAKVAKYSGEFFSYTVRDKEIKVPNFTKSLSNLNIPKVAVPKFRNWGEIVKWSYSENFPGEFPYTAGVFPFKRTGEDPTRMFAGEGGPERTNARFHYVSKGMPAQRLSTAFDSVTLYGEDPGLRPDIYGKIGNSGVSIATLDDAKKLYSGFDLCNPSTSVSMTINGPAPMLLSFFLNAAVDQTCEKYLHAEGKAEEAKKKIKEIYAQKGAPVPIYKGSIPDGNDGLGLLLLGVTGDQILPKDTYEKIKLETLTAVRGTVQADILKEDQAQNTCIFSTEFALKLMGDIQEYFIWNKVRNFYSVSISGYHIAEAGANPITQVAFTLANGFTFVEYYLSRGMKIDDFAPNLSFFFSNGIDPEYAVIGRVARRIWAKSMKYKYAAGERSQMLKYHIQTSGRSLHAQEIAFNDIRTTLQALYAIYDNCNSLHTNAYDEAITTPTEESVRRAMAIQLIINRELGLAKNENPIQGSFIIEELSDLVEDAILTEFKRISERGGVLGAMERMYQRNKIQEESLEYEHKKHTGDIPVIGVNTFLGKDGSPTILPDEVIRSTEEEKKAQIGELEAFHFRNKANSQDALKKLQESCLSGENGFEALMETGKVCSLGQMTNALYEVGGQYRRSM from the coding sequence ATGGAACCAGAAATCTACATCCCTAAGAACAAATTAAAGTTCGTGACCGCAGCTTCTCTATTCGACGGACACGATGCTTCCATCAATATTATGAGAAGGATACTCCAATCCTCCGGAGCAGAGGTGGTACATTTGGGCCATAACCGCTCCGTTCAGGAAATAGTCGATTGCGCGATCCAAGAGGATGTGCAAGGGATTGCTGTTACAAGCTACCAAGGCGGGCATGTAGAATATTTCAAATACATGATAGACCTTTTGAAAGAGAGAGGATGCGGTCATATCAAGGTATTCGGAGGCGGAGGAGGTACAATTCTTCCGAGTGAGATCCGTGAATTAGAAAACTATGGAGTAGCAAAGATCTATTCTCCGGACGATGGACGCTCCTTGGGTTTGCAAGGAATGATTAACGATCTTCTTCTCAAATCCGATTTCCTTCCTCCCAATAAATTCAATGGGAACTTATTTGCCGAGTTGAAGAAAAGAAATCCGATAGCGATTGCGGAATCCATTACTCTCGTTGAAAACACTCTTTCAGAATCGAATCCTACGAATCCAGAAAAGCTGGACTTCCCTACTTCCAAAAAACAGATCCCTATCTTAGGAATTACAGGAACAGGAGGAGCAGGAAAATCCTCTCTTACTGACGAATTAGTCAGACGCTTTATTCATGACTTCGAAGACAAGACCATCGCGATCATTTCGGTAGATCCTTCTAAGAGAAAGACAGGAGGAGCATTACTCGGAGATAGGATCCGAATGAATTCAATCTCTCATCCAAGAGTATTCATGAGATCCTTTGCTACCAGAGAGGCAAATATCGCTCTCAATCGAAACGTAAAGAAAAGTCTAGAAGTATTAAGAAGTTCCGAGTTTGATTTAGTGATCGTAGAGACTGCAGGAATCGGCCAGAGCGACTCTGAGATTACCGAGGTTTCGGATCTTTCACTTTACGTGATGACACCTGAATTCGGAGCGGCAACTCAATTAGAAAAAATTGATATGATCGACTATGCAGATCTTATCGCGGTCAATAAATGCGACAAGAGAGGAGCTCAGGATGCGATTCGGGATGTGCAAAAGCAATTCCAAAGATCCCGCAAATTATTCGAACAAAGACCGGAAGAAATGCCTGTGTTCGGAACGATTGCTTCCCAATTCAACGATCCGGGAACGAATAATCTATACGTTTCATTGATCCGAGAGCTAAATAAGAAATTCGATCTGGGTTGGAAATCCTCTTTGGAATCGAGTGCTGAATCCAGCCAAAAGATCCATATCATTCCCCCAGACAGACAAAGATACTTATCCGAGATCGCAGAAGAATGTGAGAAGTTCGATACATTTGTCCAGAAGGAATCTAAAAACGCTGAAATCCTCTATCGAATCCATGGCGCCATCGAAGTATTGAAAGAAAGAGGAAAAAATTCTTCCGATCTGGAAGAGGAATATTCCAAACTAGAATCCAAATTGCATCCTGAGACTAGACTAATCTTAAAAAATTGGGATGCGAAGGTTGCTAAATACTCGGGCGAATTCTTTAGCTATACTGTAAGGGACAAAGAGATCAAGGTCCCGAACTTTACAAAATCATTAAGTAATCTGAATATTCCCAAGGTTGCAGTGCCCAAGTTTAGGAACTGGGGAGAGATCGTAAAATGGTCTTATTCCGAGAATTTTCCGGGAGAGTTCCCTTATACGGCTGGAGTATTCCCATTCAAGCGCACCGGAGAGGATCCAACTCGTATGTTTGCGGGAGAAGGTGGACCCGAAAGAACAAACGCTAGATTCCATTATGTAAGCAAAGGAATGCCCGCACAACGTTTGAGTACTGCCTTCGACTCTGTCACCTTGTACGGAGAAGATCCAGGACTTCGCCCCGACATCTACGGTAAGATCGGGAACTCAGGAGTGAGTATTGCGACTCTCGATGATGCTAAGAAATTATACTCCGGTTTCGATCTTTGCAATCCTTCCACATCCGTCTCTATGACGATCAACGGACCGGCTCCCATGCTACTCTCCTTCTTCTTGAATGCTGCTGTAGACCAAACCTGTGAGAAGTATTTGCACGCAGAAGGAAAAGCAGAAGAAGCCAAGAAAAAGATCAAAGAGATCTACGCTCAAAAAGGAGCACCAGTACCAATTTATAAAGGAAGTATTCCTGACGGTAACGACGGATTGGGACTTTTGCTCTTGGGAGTGACCGGAGATCAGATCCTTCCCAAAGATACATACGAAAAAATTAAATTAGAAACTCTTACTGCTGTGAGAGGAACTGTGCAGGCAGACATTCTGAAAGAAGACCAAGCCCAGAATACTTGTATCTTCTCCACAGAATTTGCTCTCAAACTCATGGGAGACATCCAGGAATATTTTATCTGGAATAAGGTCCGTAACTTCTACTCTGTTTCCATCTCAGGCTATCATATCGCGGAAGCGGGAGCAAATCCGATCACTCAGGTTGCATTCACTCTTGCGAACGGATTTACGTTTGTGGAATATTATCTTTCCAGAGGAATGAAGATAGACGACTTCGCTCCGAATCTCTCCTTCTTCTTCTCGAATGGGATCGATCCTGAATATGCTGTGATCGGCAGAGTCGCGAGAAGGATCTGGGCAAAGAGTATGAAGTACAAGTATGCGGCTGGAGAGCGTTCTCAAATGCTGAAGTATCATATCCAAACTTCAGGACGCTCATTACATGCTCAGGAGATCGCCTTCAACGATATCCGAACTACACTTCAAGCATTATACGCTATTTATGACAATTGTAACAGCCTTCATACCAATGCGTATGACGAGGCGATCACTACTCCTACGGAAGAATCCGTAAGAAGGGCAATGGCGATCCAGCTCATCATCAACCGAGAGCTGGGCTTGGCAAAAAATGAAAATCCTATCCAAGGTTCCTTCATCATAGAGGAGCTTTCCGATCTAGTAGAAGATGCAATTCTTACCGAGTTCAAGCGAATCTCCGAAAGAGGAGGAGTCTTGGGCGCTATGGAGAGAATGTATCAAAGAAATAAGATACAAGAAGAGTCCCTGGAATACGAACATAAGAAACATACGGGAGATATTCCTGTCATTGGGGTGAATACCTTCCTCGGGAAAGACGGCTCTCCAACTATTCTTCCTGACGAAGTCATTCGTTCTACGGAAGAAGAGAAGAAGGCTCAGATCGGCGAATTGGAGGCCTTCCATTTTAGGAATAAGGCAAACTCTCAGGATGCTCTCAAGAAATTGCAAGAGTCCTGCCTCTC